GCCGCCCACCGTCGCCCACGGTCGCGGAGTCGGCCAACACGACGGCGGCGCCGGCTGCCAGCGGCAGGAACAGCTCCAACACCGAGATGTCAAACGAGATTGTTGTCGACGCCAGCACCCGGTCGGAGGAACTAACATCTAGGTCTTTGTGGAACGAACGGAGGAAGTTGGCGACCGCCCCATGGCTGATCACCACGCCCTTCGGGTTGCCCGTCGAACCTGACGTGTAGATGACGTAGGCTGCGTCCGAGCCGCTCGCGGCAGGCAGCTCTGCGGCGGCAGCGCCTGACGCGGCCAACTCACTCAGAACAACCGTCTTTCCAGCGCCGGCGGGCGCCTCGCCGGCGAGGCGTTCTTCCGCGACCAGGACTGCCGGCCGGCAGTCATCGACCATCAGGGCGATGCGTGCAGCCGGGTACGTCGGGTCGAGCGGGACGTACGCGGCGCCCGCCTTCCAAACGGCTAGCATCGTAGCGAGCGTGTCACACGAACGATCGAGCAGGAGCGCCACGCGATCGCCGGGACGGACGCCCTCGTTGACCAGCCCGTGAGCAAGCCGCGTCGCGCGGTCATCCAGCTCGCGGTACGTCATCGAACGGCCAGCGCACTCGACGGCGGTTGCGTCTCCTCGAGACCTCACCTGCTGAGCGAACAGCGCAAGCGGCAGCTCGGCCTGTTGGTCAACCTTGGGGCCGGCGGCAAGCGACAGCAATTCCTCTTGCTGGCTCTCGTCCAAGATCTCCAGGGAATCAATCGGACCATAAAGGCCTTCGCACAGCTCTTCAAGCAAGCGTTGGTAGGCCGCCCCGATCGACTGCACGAGTTCACCCGAAACCCGGCCCGGGTCGTAGACTAGCTCGACGCGCGTCCCGCCTGCGCCCTCGTCGACGGCGACGGTCAGGTCGTAGACGCCCAGCCCGCGGTAGTCGGTGGACGCCGCCGTCACCCGGGCGCCGCCGAACTGGAGGGACGCGGCAGGAGAGTTCTCGTACAGGAAGAACACCTGCGTGAGCGGCATCCGGCCGACGATCCGCTCCGCGTCTGCCGAGGCGACGATCTCTTCCCACGAGGCCTGCGCGTGGTGGAAGTCGGCGAGCACGTCGTCTCGCAAGCGGGCGACAAAATCGGCGCACGTTCCGCTCGCAACGTTGGCCAACACCGGCGCGGCGTGCATGAAGCAGCCTAGCGTGTGGGCGTTGGTCGCGCTATCGCGGCCCGCCTGCGCCACGCCAACGACCACTTCGGAGTCGCCGCTGAACCTGCCCAGCACCAAGTGGAGCGCCGACAGGTACAGCATGAATGGCGTCGCCGACTGATCGGTAGCGGCGGCTCGGACCGACTCGGTGAGCGACGCAGGCAGCTCCAGGCGGTGAGCCGCGATCGACCGGGGGTCGGTCGCCGGGGGTCCGGAGAGCTGCGGCAGGTTGATCGCCGACGGCGCGCTGGCCAACCGGTCCTTCCAGTAGCCCTGGTCCGCGGCGGCGTCCGGAGCCCTGTCGCCCGCAGCGAGGTGGTCCCAGAAGTCGAAAGCCAGCGGCGCCAGTTCTTCGCCGCCGTACATCCGGGCGAGCTCGTCGACCAGCGGCTCGAACGAGGCGCCATCGCAGATCAGGTGGTGCATCACCAGCACCAGCACGTGCCGTTCCGGGGAGGCGGTTACGAGTGCGGCCCGCGCTAATGGCGCTTCGGCCAAGTCGAACGGGCGCCAGACGAAGTCCTGGTTCAACGCCCAGGCGATCAGATCCTGCTGCTGATCGCTGACGGGCGGCGCAAGGTCGGCGAGCTCGACCGACGCCTGCGGCCGGAGCACCTGCCGCGGTTCTCCCTCGGCGGTCTGGAACGCCGTGCGGAGCATCTGCCGCCTGCTTACTAGCTTGTTCAACGCATCAGCCAGCCGCTGGCGGTCGACGGCGCCCTGCAGTTCCACGGCCAACGGCACGTTGGCGCCGCCACGCAGGCCGAGCTGCTCCAGCATCCACATCCGCTGCTGTGGTTCGGAGAGGCGCTGCGGTTGGGTCAGGAACGAATCCGGCGCAGCCGACAGCTCGCGGGCGCCGTCGGCCTTGGTCTGGTCGACCACCTCCGCGAACTCGGCGAGCGTCGGGTGCTCAAACAGCTCCTGGACCGCGACCGTCTTGCCGGTCCGGCCCGCGACTTCCTGCAGGAGCTGCAGGATCTGCAGCGACTGCCCGCCCAACGCGAGGAACGAATCGGTTCGCGACACGACGTCAACATCCAGCAGCGACCGCCAGACCTCAGCCAGCATGACCTCGGTCTTCGACGCGGGCGGGTCGACGCCCTTGGCATCACCGTCGCCACGCTGCTCAGCGGTCGACTCGCCGGCGACCCATTGGTACGCGGGCGTCAGGGCGCCGGACTCGAACTCGGGCCAGCACTGCGATCGGCGGGTCTTGCCGCTGGATGTCTTCGGCAGCTCACCAACCGGCAGCAGCACGACGGCGTACGGCTCCTGCAGCGTTTCTTCGAGCACGACCGAGCGGATAGTGTCAGCAAGTGCTGGCAGGTCCTGCCTCTTGGGACGCTGCACCTCGTGGAACACCACCAGGCGTTCCTCGCCGTCCAGCTCGACCGCGGCCACCGCACCGCCTTCTGCCTTCAGCGCGGGGTCGCGGTCCTGAATGGCGAGCTCGATGTCCTGCGGGTAGTAGTTCCGCCCGCCGAGGATGATCGTCTCCTTCAGCCGGCCTACCACAAACAGCTCGCCCGCGTCGACGAAGCCGAGGTCGCCGGTGCGGAGGAATCCGGACTCGCCGGCCGCAAGCTTGGCGCCAAACGCAGCGGAGGTCTGGTCGGGGCTGCGCCAGTACCCCGAGGCGACGCCTGGACTGCGGACCCAGATCTCACCGACGCCGTCGGTTGCCTGGCAGGTTTCTGGATCGACAATCCGCAGATCGATCTCTGGGCCAGGGGGCCCGCAGCCAACGAGCTTGCGGATCGTCTCTGCCTTGCCGTTGCGGGGGGCGACGATTGACTCCGCCATGTCGGCGGCCTTGTACTCACGCTCCAGCGGCGGCTTGGCGAGGCGCCCCACGCTGACCATGAGGGTTGTCTCGGCCATGCCGTAGGCGGGCACGAAGGCTTCGCGGCGGAACCCGTACGGCTCGAAGCGCTCGCAGAAGCGGTCGAGCGTCGCGCTGCGGACCGGCTCGGCGCCGGACACGGCGACTTGCCAGCTGCTGAGGTCGAGCCCGGCGCAGTCCTCATCGGACACCTTGCGGACGCACAGCTCGTAGCCGAAGTTGGGCGCCGCCGACGTGGTGGCGCGGAAGTCGCTGACGGCACGCAGCCAGGAAACGGGGCGGCGGACGAAGTCCAGCGGCGACATCAGCACCGTCCGCCGACCGGCGAACAGGGGCAGGAACACGCCGCCGATCAGGCCCAGGTCGTGGTACGGCGGCAGCCAGAACGTGGCGATAGCTTCGGGAACGTCCAGCAGTTGTTCCATCGCCCGCAGGTTGTACTGCAGGTTGTCGTACGTGATCGCGACTCCACGCGGGGCCCCGGTCGTGCCGGAGGTGTACTGCAAAAGCGCGAGGTCGCTCCCCTGCAGCGTCATGGGCCGCCACGCGTCGGCGAGGTCGGCGCCCAGGTCCTCAACGGCGATTGCGCCACCGGGGCAGGTCTGACGCAGCGAGCTCGTCTTGCTAGCAAGCCACTGCTGGCTGCTCACCAGCAGCTGGCAGTCGGCGTTCTTGAAGATCGCTCGCAGCCGCGGCAGCGTGCGGGCGATCCGGAACGGGTCCGGCGGGTAGACGGGAACCGCGATGGCGCCGGCGAAGAAGCAACCAAACAGCGTTGCGATGTAGTCGAGTCCGGGCTCGAGCACCACTAGCACGCGTTGGCCGGCCGGCCCGCGTTGCTGGATGGCGGCGGCGATCGCGCGGGCGCGCCGCTCCAAACCCCGGAACGTCAGGCTGGTTGGGTCGCCGGCGTCAGAAGCGAGGAACGTGTAGGCGGGATCGTCACCCTGATGCAACGCGCGCCACTGGGCGACCTCGACCAGGGTCGAGAGCCCCCAATGCGGCCCCCCTTTTGAAGGGCGCACAGCCGGATCTGGGATTGCCGTGCCTGCGTTCATCCGGTTCGCTGCTGTTGCCCAGTGCTTTCCCTGGGAGAATTCCCTTTCTTTCCAGTCCGCTGGGCAACTTTCAGCGGCTGGTAGCCTCACCTATTCTACGCATTCACCGGGATCTCTATCACCCGTGTGGTTAATCTGCTCGACCGACTCGGCAATCCGAAGACCGCTGTCAATCGCCATAACTTGTTACTCAGCTGAGCGTTGCGTGACCTGTGCTCACAGCCGCGAAAGTCCGCCCACGCTATGCAGGATCACCAGACTACCCGACCGATAAGGGCTACTTCGGCAATCTGGACGTGGCTGCTAGCGTGACCGCGAGACATATTCAGGTAATGACGGATCCGTTCCGTCTATCAACAATGCCATTTCTGCCCCGCAACCCCGCGCCGTCCCCCAATTAAATCCCCACCTCTGGCATGATCATCTCCGGCCAATTGCTGCTGAACGACCTGCCCGACCGGGCGCGGATTGAGCCGGGCTACGTGCGGATCGAAGACAGCGTCATCGCGGAAGTGGCCGTGGGGCAGGCGCCTGCGACCTGCGACGCCGGCGGGCCGGAATGCCTGGTCACGCCCGGCTTTATCGACGCCCACCTGCACCTGCCGCAGTTCGACATGCAGGGCGCCCACGGGCTGCCGCTGCTGCAGTGGCTGGAACGGTGCACGTTCCCCGACGAGCGCAAGTGGGCTGACGCCGACTACGCCGCAGCGATGACCCATCGGGCGATCGACCGCCTGTTCGCCCACGGCACGACGGCCATCTGCGCCTACTCGAGCGTGCACGCCGACGGGACCCGCGCAGCTCTGCGGTCGGCCGCAGAGCGGGGGATGCGGGGGGTGGTCGGCCAATCGCTGATGGACCGCAACGCGCCCGACGATCTGTGCCGCCCGGCGCAGCAGCTTCTGGACGAGACCACCTCTCTGCTGGACGACTTCCGTCCCGGCGATCGGATGGCCGCAGCGGTCACGCCCCGGTTTGCCATCTCCTGCACCCCGGACTTGCTCGCCGCGGCCGGACGACTGGCCGACGAACGCAGCGCCGCCGTCCAGTCGCACCTCGCCGAGACGCTCCCCGAGTGCGAGTGGGCGTCCGAGCTGTTCGGCGGCGCCAGGTATGTGGAGGTCTACCGCCGAGCGGGCCTGCTCAACGAGCGGTCGGTCTACGGGCACTGCATTCACCTGAGCGACCACGACCGCCAGACCATGCACGACGCGGGCGCCATCGCGGCGCACTGCCCGACGGCCAACTCGTTTCTGCGGGCCGGCGCGATGGACCGCCGGGCGACGCTCACCGCCGGCGCCAAAATCTGCCTAGGCAGCGACATCGGCGCCGGCTACGAGACCAGCATGGTGCGCGTCGCGCGTGCGATGATCGAAACCGCGTCGGCCGTCGGCGACTCCTTCCCCGTAGCGGCGCAGGCGTGGCGCCAGATCACGGCCGGCAACGCCGAGTCCCTCGGCTGGCCTAACGCGGGCAACCTGCGCGTTGGCGACCCGGCGGATCTAGTCTTGATCCGACCGGGCGTGCCGTGGCTCTCGTCCAGTGTTGATCCGCTGTCGATGCTCATGTTCGCGTGGGACGACCGCTGGGTAGAACGCTGCTGGGCGCGCGGCGAAGCCGTGTACTCTGCCGCCTAAAGGGGGCTGTCTCAACAGGGCAATCTGCCCCGCCTCCTGACAGCGATCGGTCTTCCGAAGCAACCTTACTAGCATAGCGCGCCTGCGTGCATGCGGTTCATCGTTGCTTCGCATCTCGTTCACACTGCGCTCACAATCCGCCGCGCGCTATCGCGCGTGCGCAGCGCAGCCAACCACTACGCGCAATGTTTGCTGCGCACAAAAACAATTCACACTTCCTTCATCTAGCGCTCCGCCTTTCTTCATTTAGCTCCGCACAATCACCGCCCTCTCACCTTCCTGCTATCCCCTAGCAACGGCAACCGGATGCCCACGAAGAGCGCGGCACTTACCCTCTGCCTAGCCTGCTGTCTACCCTCGTACGGCGCAGAGCTGTTGACGCTAACGTCAGAAAACTTCACCGAGGCGGCGCCACGCGGCAAAGAGGCAGACGCCATCTACGGCGACTACGTCCTCAGAAACGACAAGGTGGTCGCCACGGTCGCCGCGCCCCATCAGGGGCGGCACGCCAACCTCACCGTGCTGAACGTCGGCGGCGGCGTGATCGACCTCACGCAGCGCGATCGGCAGAGCGATCAGCTCAGCTGCTTCTACCCGGGCGACAGCGTCTTCCGGCTACATGAGGTCATCGACTGGCCGGAAGCGTTCGGCACAAAGGCCGAGGGCGCCGCCCGCATCGCTTTCGCCGGAGCACAGGTGCAGGGCAAGAACGACCGCTCTGCCCCGCTTCAGATCCGCGTTGGTTACGAACTGCGGGACGGCGAGGATTTCCTCCGCGTCACCAGCGACATTACCAACCCAGGCGATTCGCCCGCCAAAGTGCAGGTGCGCGACGGCCTACGCGTCGACAAGGGCTTCCGCTTGGGCTCCGCCCGCAAACGAGGGCTCTGGTGGGCCTACGATCAGCACTGGCGGCAGGCGTACGGCCTGGTCGCCGAAGACGACGATCGCCGGGCGATGCTGGTCAAGAGCGACGAGAAGCGGCGCCCGCATGTCGCGGCTTACCCGCTGGCGAACGCCGAATCCGCGGAGCAGACGCTGCCCGCCGGAGGCCGGGTTGCCTGGTCCCGCCGGCTGATCCCGGCGGCCGACACGCTGGAGCTTTTTGCCCACTCCGCAGCCAATCCGAACAAGCTCCGCCCGGTGGCCATCACGGTGACCGACGGCGCCGACCCGGTCGCCAGCGCGCGAGTGGTCGTGCGGCGCAACGGCAAGCGGCTCGGAGAAGGCCTCACGGACAGTGATGGGCGACTCGCCACCAAGCTGCCGGCCGACGACTACGAGATCCGCGTCCGCGCCAATGGCCATCAGCCGCTGGATCTGGCCGCTAGTGTAGCTGCCACGCAAGACAAAGAGGCCGCGGGCCTCGACATCCAGCTGTCGAAGCCCGCGTACGTGTCCGGCGTCGTGACCGACGACGCCGGACACGCTATTGCCTGCAAGGTGCAGTTCACCGGACTGGGCGACACGCCGTCGCCCCGGTTCGGGCCGGACACGGCGGTGCGCGGCGTGGTCGACCTGCAGTACACGCCCGACGGGCGGTTCCAAGCCAAGCTGCTCCCCGGACGCTACCGCTGGATCGCCAGCCACGGACCGGAGTACGACGCCGCGCAGGGCGAGCTGACCATCGCCGAGGGCGAAACGGCCGATGTCGAGGCGTCGCTGCGGCGGTCGGTCGACACCACCGGGTGGTTGAGCTCCGAACTCCACAGCCACAGCTCCCCGTCGGGCGACAACACCTCCAGCCAGCGGGGCCGCGTGCTGAACCTGCTGGCCGAGCACCTCGAGTTCTGCCCGTGCACGGAACACCAGCGGATCGACACCTACGACGAGCACCTCGCCCACTTCGACGCGGTCGATCGGATGCTGACCTGCGCCGGCATGGAGCTGACCGGCAAGCCGCTGCCGCTGAACCACCAGAACGCGTTCCCGCTGATCAAGCACGAGCACCGCCAGCACAACGGCGGCCCGCTCACCAACGTCGACCCGGTCGCGCAGATCCAGCGGCTGGCCGCCTGGGACAACAACTCAGAGAAGCTCATCCAGACCAACCACCCGAACGTGGCCCAGATGATCGGCGACCGCGACCTGGACGGCGTGGCCGACGAGGGCTTCGAGGCGATGTTCGGCTACATGGACGTGATGGAGGTGCACCCGCTCGACACGATCCTCCAGCCGCTCGGCCCCGCCGGCGAGGCGGACAACGGCGTCGGCTCCGGCGGCCTCGGGAACCGGGGGAACACCATCGTCAACTGGCTCCAGCTGCTCAACCTCGGCTACCGGGTGACCGGCGTGGTCAACACGGACGCCCACTACAACCACCACGGCAGCGGCTGGCTGCGGAACTGGGTGAAGAGCTCCACGGACGACCCCGCCCAGGCATCGGTGATCGAGCTGGTGCACGAGTTCGAGCACGGGCACGTCGTGATGTCCAACGGGCCGTTCCTCCAGGTGGTGGCTGAGTCCGACGCCCAGGACCGCCCCGCCATCCCGGGCGACGACCTCAAGGCCGCCGACGGCAAGGCCCGCGTACGCATCACCGTGCGGCGGCCCAACTGGCTCGAGATCAACCGCGTCCAGCTGCTGCTCAACGGCCGCGCGGTCGAACAGCACAACTACACGGCCCGCGACAACGGCGAGATGTTCGCCGCCGGCCCGGAGGTGTTCTCCCAGACGATCGAGCTCGACCTGGACGCCGACACCCACCTGGTGGTGATCGCCTGCGGCGAGGACCGGCAGCTGGGCGCCGTGTACGGGGAGAAGGAGGGCGCCGTGATGCCGATCGCGGTCTCCAACCCCGTGTTCATCGACACCGACGGCGACGCCAATCAGGACGGCGCGCCCTTCGAGCCCAACGGCGACGACCTCGGCCTGCCACTCCCCCGGCTCGAGGGCGCCAAGCCGTCGCACGGGCACGACCACCACAACCACCGGCACTAGGCCACTGGTTCTAGGCTCCCACGCCCACAGCGCGGCGGCTCAACGGAAGCCACACACTAACCCCATCGTTTCTGAACAGTTGCGGTCTACGCTCTGGCCACATCAGAGGGCCAGCCACCTGCAACGCCACTCGGTTGACAACAAAGTATGCCTCTATCTGCAACAGGAGATCCCCTTAAGATGCGACTCACCATTGCTGCTTCACTGCTAGCCGCAACGGCCGGCGTGGCCAACGCGATCGAGCACGCGACCGTCTCGATCGACGGCTCGGGCGGGGCCACCATCACGGGCGGAACCAGCGGTTTCTTCCTCGACTCGGGCGCGGTCACCGGCGAGTACCCGATCCGCATCGGCGCGAGTGCGGCCGACGACTACACGGGCGGCGTGCTCCTCACCTCGGTGGCCGAGACCGGCCGCGCCGACGGCGCCCGCACGCAGTTCACCACCTCGGCCGGCGTAACGGACGATGACCTGCTCTCGCTCAACACACGCAACACGTCGGGCGGCCTGTCGGTCGTCACGACCCGCGCCGGGGCGGCCAACCCGGCGAACGGCGGCGAGCCCTTCGGGTCCGACTTCGGCGCCGCCTACTTTTCGTTCTCCGAGGGCTGGATCGGCGGCACCTTCTCGAGCTCGACGATCAACGCCAACGGCACCTTCGGCGCGCTCGACACCTTCAACGGCACCGCCGGCGTCACGATCGACGAGGACGCGTTCGGGCCCGGCGCACACCGCCTAAACATACCCGGCGTTAGCGACCCGTTCCGCCAGGGCATGGTGTTCGCGACCACGGCCTCCAACACGGGCCGGTACGCCACGGTCCAGCCCGCGTTTGACGGGTCGGGGTACAAGATCGTGACCCCGGACAACGACGGCTTCTTCGAGTTCGACCCCGCGTCCGACCCGGACATCGTCAACGAGGGGGACGGCGTCACCACGCCGTTCTCGTTCGTGTTCGTGCCGGCCGGTCAGACCGGCCTGACCGCGGCCCACGTCAACCCCAGCTTCACCCCGTCGCCTGTGTCGCTTGGCAACCCCACGCCGGTCGACGCCTACTCGTTCTTCCACACCGGCTCCGATTACAACCTTCAGACCCTTGACCGTGCGAATCAGCCTGGCAAGTACCGGCTGACCATCAATGGCGGCTCGCCCACCCAGGGCACGCTGCTGCTCAGCAACGCCACCGAAGGCATCGCCGGCGACAACGCGCTGACCTACGAGGCCGACGGCGACGGCTGGATCATCACCACCGAGGACATCGAGTCCGACTTCCTCACCGGCAACTCCGAGACCCTCAACGAGCTGGACGGGCTCGGGCAGAACCACGACCTGCTGCGTCCGTACTTCAACATCCTGTACGTTCCCAACGACGACGCGGCCACCGCCGCGGCGCCGGTTCCCTCGGCGGACTCGTTCACCCGGTTCGAGCGCACGAGCGTGATCGCGTGGAGCGCGGACGTGCTGGTGGCCAACAACGACAACAACCCCGGCGACGTCTACCTGGACGTGGTGGGGCAGACCCCGGGCGCCAACGTCCAGGGGATCGGCAACCAGAAGGGCGACCACAGCTACGCCGCCTACGGTCAGGGCCTGACCGAGGCGGACGGCGTGATGCTCGCCACCATCAGTGAAGGGTTCCGCGAGAACTCCGTGGCCGGCGGCTTCGACGAGTACGGCGTTGTGAACGCGAACCTGTTCAACGGCTACTGGTCGGCCATCACCGCCACGGCCCGCGGCTACGACCAGGGCGAACACAACATCAACCACGCCGTGGCCTTCTTCGGCCGCGAGTCGGGATTCCAGATGGGCTCGAACGTCGACCTGCCGGGCGTCACCGGCGTCGACTACGAGGCGGAGAGCGTGATCGTCGCGTTCAACGGCGTCAACGCGTTGACCGATGGCGTGCTGATCGCCACCCCCTACGGCAACGACGACAACTACCTGATCGCCGAGCCGCAGTCGGACGGCTCGGGGTGGCGCGTCACGGCGTTCGACAACGGCGTCGATGTCGCTGAGACCAGCACCGAGCCCGACGCCTTCAACTACGTCTACCTGCCGTACGAGTCGGAGAACCTGATCGCCGGCATGGTCGCCGAGGACGGCACCCTGCTCTCCTCGACCGAGGGCGCGGGCGTCGAGTGGACCCTCACGAAGGAGCTCGACTCGTTCAACTTCCCGCAGTACCGCCTGTCGATCGACGGCAAGACCGCCGACGACGGCATGCTGCTGCTGACCAGCACCGGCGGCAGCGACCGCACCGGGGAGGAGATCGTCAAGACCGAGAACTTCGACAACTCGATCATCTACGAGGTCGACCCGTCGAACGGCGACTTCCTGATCCGCGGCCTGGACCACGTCCCCGACGCGTCCGCATTCGTGGACTACCAGGACGCCGGGTTCATGTTCGCCTACATCGACTACGTGAACGCCCCGATCGCGCCGGCGCCGCTTGAGCTCGCCGGCGACTACAACGGCGACGGCGTCGTCGACGCCGCGGACTACACGGTCTGGCGTGACAACCTCGGCGAGACGTCGCTTCCGAACGGCGAGACCGCGAGCCTCGGCACGGTGGACCAGGCGGACTACCAGGTGTGGCGTGACAACTTCGGCGCCAGCAACGCCAGTGTCGACGCCAGCCAGGCGGCCCCGGAGCCCACCGCCCTGTGCCTTGTCGCGCTCGGCGGCCTGGCCGCTTCGACCGGCCGCCGCCGCCCGCGGCGGGTGACCGGCTGAGCAGAAGGAAATCGCCGGCGGTGGGCGACCGGGCATTGCGCCCGTCGGGGCAGGTCGCTCACCGCTGGCCTTTATCAATCGTTTAGGAGAATACGATGACCATGAGGTCAACCCTTCGTAGCGACCGGCGGCGCGCCTTCACCCTGGTGGAGCTGCTGGTAGTGATCGCTATTATCGGCGTGCTGATCGCGCTGCTCCTGCCCGCCGTGCAGGCGGCCCGGGAGGCCGCCCGCCGCACGACCTGCATCTCCTCGATGAAGCAGATCGCGTTGGCGACGCTCAACTACCACGAGTCCCGCAACGAGTTCCCGCCCCCCTACTACCGCGGCGAACCGATCGGAGCGACCCCGGGCGGGACGGTCACCGACGGCGGCGAGACGGCCACCGTGCCGATCGAGGTCAGGCACGGCGCCTTCCCGTTCATCCTCTCGGAGCTGGAAGAGACCGCGCTGGCGGACAGCTACTTCTACGAGCTCAACTGGAACGACAAGTCCGACCGCCGCGGCGAGAACCACACGTTCAACGTCCGGCTGGTGAACGACTCGCCAATCAAGTTCCTCCAGTGCCCCTCGACGCCCGGGCGTGACCCCGACTCGCCGGTGTGCGATTACGCGGTCTCGCGGTTCATCTCGTACAGCGCGTCCGACATCGCCGACCTGGCGAGCGCCGGCGCCATCAGCCCGCGATCCAGCACCAGCAGCGTGCTGGACTTCCGCAACAGCACGACGCGCAAGCCGGGCCGCATGCGGGACTGCACCGACGGGCTTTCCAAGACCTTTATGTGGTTCGAGATCGCCGGCCGTCAGACGATGTACAACGAGCAGAAGATGGAGACCGGCACCGGCTCCCACGGGCAGAACTGGGCGGACAGCTCCAACGAGTTCGTGGTGCACCACGCCTGCGGCAACAAGATGTTCAACTGCGGCAACAACGAGGAGATCTTCGCGTTCCACGTTGGCGGGGCGATCTTCGCGCTGGGCGACGGCTCCGCGCGGTTCATCCCCGAGAGCATGGACCCGGAGGCGTTCGTCACGATGCACTCGCGTGACGAGGGTGACATCAGCACCACCGGCCCTGGCAAGCAGGCCGACCCCCGCAACCGAGGGTAGGCGGCCGCCAGCCGTAGGGTAAAAAACAAGACGGCCGCGTCGCTTCAAGCGACGCGGCCGTTGCGTCTTGTGCTTGCGGGGACCGCTAGGGAATCGCCAGCGTGCCGAGGTCGTTGGTCCCGTCGGTCACGGTCACAACCTTGAACGGTTTGTCCCGGTCGGCGTAGGCGCCCTTGAGCAGGTCTTGCTCGATCAGCTGGCCGTCGGGCGTGTCGACCGACTGCACGTGCTTGATCGTAACCGCGTACTCGCCGGCCTTGGCGCCGTCGCCGGGGTCGAACGTGCGGAGCTCAAACACGCCTTCGGAGTCCGTGCGTCCCTTGGGCACCGGCATGCCGGACGACAACGCCTGGGGGTCCGTCGCGTAGAACGTGACCACCGCGTCCGCGAGCGGCGCCCCGGACTTCGTCACGACGCCGCGGACCGGGTTCAAACCGGGTCCGGAATCGCCCCCACCGCAACCGGCGCAGGCGACCAAGAGAGCGGGCGCTAACCACAAAGAACGAATCCAACGCATCTTCATTGCAACACAATTCTGGAGAGAGTGGGGGCGGGACTCGCTACCTTCTGACGACTCGACGCGGAACACAGAGTTGCACCAAGCTACAGACCGCAGCGACTTACGAATGGTGATAATCGATTTCAGTCACATTACAAGGTTCACCACCCTCGCATTGCCGAGCGGAAGCCCGACGCGCGTGCTGGGTTGGCTCTCGCGGGCCGCGGCGGTGCTCACGCTCGCGTCGGCGACGCTGCACGTCGCACCACGTGCGTGCGCCGACGTTGTGATCAGCGAGATCATGTACAACCCGGACGGCGCCGACCGCGACGAAGCGGGCGGAACCGTGCGTGAGTGGGTCGAGCTGTACAACAGCGGTGACGCCGCCGTCAGCCTGCGTGGTTGGCGAGTAACTGACGAGCAGGATGGTGAGTCGACCGACCCCCTCTCGCTCCGCACGCTGCTGCAGCCCGGCGAGTCGGTAGTCTTGGTCGGCGACGCCGCGGCGT
This genomic interval from Posidoniimonas corsicana contains the following:
- a CDS encoding amidohydrolase family protein; the encoded protein is MIISGQLLLNDLPDRARIEPGYVRIEDSVIAEVAVGQAPATCDAGGPECLVTPGFIDAHLHLPQFDMQGAHGLPLLQWLERCTFPDERKWADADYAAAMTHRAIDRLFAHGTTAICAYSSVHADGTRAALRSAAERGMRGVVGQSLMDRNAPDDLCRPAQQLLDETTSLLDDFRPGDRMAAAVTPRFAISCTPDLLAAAGRLADERSAAVQSHLAETLPECEWASELFGGARYVEVYRRAGLLNERSVYGHCIHLSDHDRQTMHDAGAIAAHCPTANSFLRAGAMDRRATLTAGAKICLGSDIGAGYETSMVRVARAMIETASAVGDSFPVAAQAWRQITAGNAESLGWPNAGNLRVGDPADLVLIRPGVPWLSSSVDPLSMLMFAWDDRWVERCWARGEAVYSAA
- a CDS encoding non-ribosomal peptide synthetase, giving the protein MRPSKGGPHWGLSTLVEVAQWRALHQGDDPAYTFLASDAGDPTSLTFRGLERRARAIAAAIQQRGPAGQRVLVVLEPGLDYIATLFGCFFAGAIAVPVYPPDPFRIARTLPRLRAIFKNADCQLLVSSQQWLASKTSSLRQTCPGGAIAVEDLGADLADAWRPMTLQGSDLALLQYTSGTTGAPRGVAITYDNLQYNLRAMEQLLDVPEAIATFWLPPYHDLGLIGGVFLPLFAGRRTVLMSPLDFVRRPVSWLRAVSDFRATTSAAPNFGYELCVRKVSDEDCAGLDLSSWQVAVSGAEPVRSATLDRFCERFEPYGFRREAFVPAYGMAETTLMVSVGRLAKPPLEREYKAADMAESIVAPRNGKAETIRKLVGCGPPGPEIDLRIVDPETCQATDGVGEIWVRSPGVASGYWRSPDQTSAAFGAKLAAGESGFLRTGDLGFVDAGELFVVGRLKETIILGGRNYYPQDIELAIQDRDPALKAEGGAVAAVELDGEERLVVFHEVQRPKRQDLPALADTIRSVVLEETLQEPYAVVLLPVGELPKTSSGKTRRSQCWPEFESGALTPAYQWVAGESTAEQRGDGDAKGVDPPASKTEVMLAEVWRSLLDVDVVSRTDSFLALGGQSLQILQLLQEVAGRTGKTVAVQELFEHPTLAEFAEVVDQTKADGARELSAAPDSFLTQPQRLSEPQQRMWMLEQLGLRGGANVPLAVELQGAVDRQRLADALNKLVSRRQMLRTAFQTAEGEPRQVLRPQASVELADLAPPVSDQQQDLIAWALNQDFVWRPFDLAEAPLARAALVTASPERHVLVLVMHHLICDGASFEPLVDELARMYGGEELAPLAFDFWDHLAAGDRAPDAAADQGYWKDRLASAPSAINLPQLSGPPATDPRSIAAHRLELPASLTESVRAAATDQSATPFMLYLSALHLVLGRFSGDSEVVVGVAQAGRDSATNAHTLGCFMHAAPVLANVASGTCADFVARLRDDVLADFHHAQASWEEIVASADAERIVGRMPLTQVFFLYENSPAASLQFGGARVTAASTDYRGLGVYDLTVAVDEGAGGTRVELVYDPGRVSGELVQSIGAAYQRLLEELCEGLYGPIDSLEILDESQQEELLSLAAGPKVDQQAELPLALFAQQVRSRGDATAVECAGRSMTYRELDDRATRLAHGLVNEGVRPGDRVALLLDRSCDTLATMLAVWKAGAAYVPLDPTYPAARIALMVDDCRPAVLVAEERLAGEAPAGAGKTVVLSELAASGAAAAELPAASGSDAAYVIYTSGSTGNPKGVVISHGAVANFLRSFHKDLDVSSSDRVLASTTISFDISVLELFLPLAAGAAVVLADSATVGDGGRLGRLIDEAGVTVLQGTPSSYRMLLATGWKPTNTQRLLAGGEELTPDVARQLIGAAGRLWNVYGPTETTIWSTIDEVQDVGERVSIGRPIDNTDCYVLDSRHRMAPRGVWGELAIGGAGLAEGYFGQPDLTAERFPTISIGGAARRVYLTGDLARWAPDGRLEFGGRSDTQVKVRGHRIELGEIERALRSHPAVAEAAVITVNDPLGAALAAYFVPAGDEAPTPAELRRALAESLPEYMTPSAFVQVDGALPRNGSGKLDRKRLPEVEGCRLARSAERVPPSTPLELRLAEWWQEVLRLDEVGVHDNFFELGGHSLSVMQLTVRIHEHLGVELDLREAYRQPTIARWAEMILAQQVGGPDLADPDLLRQIEAMSDEEAVAFLEAMGET